From a single Brassica napus cultivar Da-Ae chromosome C9, Da-Ae, whole genome shotgun sequence genomic region:
- the LOC106382186 gene encoding agamous-like MADS-box protein AGL8 isoform X1 produces MGRGRVQLKRIENKINRQVTFSKRRSGLLKKAHEISVLCDAEVALVVFSSKDKLFEYSTDSSMERILERYDRYLYSDKQLVGRDISQSENWVLEHAKLKARVEVLEKNKRNFMGEDLDSLSLKELQSLEHQLDAAIKSIRSRKNQAMFESISALQKKDKALQDHNNTLLKKIKEKEKEKNTGQQEGQLIQCSNNSSVLQPQYCVTSSRDGLVERVGGENGGASSLIGPNSLLPAWMLRPATNE; encoded by the exons atGGGAAGGGGTAGGGTTCAGCTGAAGAGGATAGAGAACAAGATCAATAGGCAAGTTACTTTCTCAAAGAGAAGGTCTGGTTTGCTCAAGAAAGCTCATGAGATCTCTGTTCTCTGCGATGCTGAGGTTGCTCTCGTTGTCTTCTCTTCCAAAGACAAACTCTTCGAATATTCCACTGACTCTAG CATGGAAAGGATACTTGAGCGATATGATCGCTATTTATATTCAGACAAACAACTTGTTGGCCGAGACATTTCACAAAGT GAAAATTGGGTTCTAGAGCATGCTAAGCTCAAGGCAAGAGTTGAGGTACTTGAAAAGAATAAAAG GAATTTTATGGGGGAAGATCTTGATTCCTTGAGCCTAAAGGAGCTTCAAAGCTTGGAGCATCAGCTCGACGCTGCTATCAAGAGCATTAGGTCAAGAAAG AACCAAGCTATGTTCGAATCCATATCAGCGCTCCAGAAGAAA GATAAGGCCTTGCAAGATCACAATAATACGCTTCTCAAAAAG ATTAAGGagaaggaaaaggagaagaacaCGGGTCAGCAAGAAGGACAATTAATCCAATGCTCCAACAATTCTTCAGTTCTTCAGCCCCAGTACTGCGTAACCTCCTCCAG AGATGGCCTTGTGGAGAGAGTTGGGGGAGAGAACGGAGGTGCATCGTCGTTGATTGGACcaaactctcttcttccagcTTGGATGCTACGTCCTGCTACCAATGAGTAA
- the LOC106382186 gene encoding agamous-like MADS-box protein AGL8 (The RefSeq protein has 4 substitutions, 1 frameshift compared to this genomic sequence), with protein sequence MGRGRVQLKRIENKINRQVTFSKRRSGLLKKAHEISVLCDAEVALVVFSSKGKLFEYSTDSSMERILERYDRYLYSDKQLVGRDISQSENWVLEHAKLKARVEVLEKNKRNFMGEDLDSLSLKELQSLEHQLDAAIKSIRSRKNQAMFESISALQKKDKALQDHNNTLLKKIKEKEKEKNTGQQEGQLIQCSNNSSVLQPQYCVTSSRDGLVERVGGENGGTSSLIEPNSLLPAWMLRPTTK encoded by the exons atGGGAAGGGGTAGGGTTCAGCTGAAGAGGATAGAGAACAAGATCAATAGGCAAGTTACTTTCTCAAAGAGAAGGTCTGGTTTGCTCAAGAAAGCTCATGAGATCTCTGTTCTCTGCGATGCTGAGGTTGCTCTCGTTGTCTTCTCTTCCAAAGACAAACTCTTCGAATATTCCACTGACTCTAG CATGGAAAGGATACTTGAGCGATATGATCGCTATTTATATTCAGACAAACAACTTGTTGGCCGAGACATTTCACAAAGT GAAAATTGGGTTCTAGAGCATGCTAAGCTCAAGGCAAGAGTTGAGGTACTTGAAAAGAATAAAAG GAATTTTATGGGGGAAGATCTTGATTCCTTGAGCCTAAAGGAGCTTCAAAGCTTGGAGCATCAGCTCGACGCTGCTATCAAGAGCATTAGGTCAAGAAAG AACCAAGCTATGTTCGAATCCATATCAGCGCTCCAGAAGAAA GATAAGGCCTTGCAAGATCACAATAATACGCTTCTCAAAAAG ATTAAGGagaaggaaaaggagaagaacaCGGGTCAGCAAGAAGGACAATTAATCCAATGCTCCAACAATTCTTCAGTTCTTCAGCCCCAGTACTGCGTAACCTCCTCCAG AGATGGCCTTGTGGAGAGAGTTGGGGGAGAGAACGGAGGTGCATCGTCGTTGATTGGACcaaactctcttcttccagcTTGGATGCTACGTCCTGCTACC TGA